The following proteins come from a genomic window of Candidatus Palauibacter soopunensis:
- the kdsB gene encoding 3-deoxy-manno-octulosonate cytidylyltransferase, whose product MICVLPARISSTRISRKPLQPLAGRTLLEWCWRAASAIRSFDGVVIATDSDEIEDCARGFDAEVVRTRPDHPSGTDRVDEAADLLGAAEDDVVVNFQADEPFVDGAAVEGAVRRAQEVATIAAPIRAEDEWRSPAVVKVARAADGRALYFSRSPIPFSRDESPEFGTRARLRHVGVYACRRSALKRWAALPESELERAERLEQLRALEAGMRIHVELGPWTEPGVDLPADIARAERVLSSKEVRG is encoded by the coding sequence CGCTGGCCGGCCGCACGCTCCTTGAGTGGTGCTGGCGCGCCGCTTCGGCGATCCGCTCCTTCGACGGGGTCGTGATCGCGACGGACAGCGACGAGATCGAAGACTGCGCGCGGGGATTCGATGCGGAGGTCGTCCGCACCCGGCCGGACCACCCGTCCGGCACGGACCGGGTGGATGAAGCGGCCGACCTGCTCGGCGCGGCGGAGGATGACGTCGTCGTGAACTTCCAGGCGGACGAGCCGTTCGTGGACGGGGCCGCGGTCGAGGGCGCCGTGCGGAGAGCGCAGGAAGTCGCGACGATCGCGGCCCCGATCCGCGCGGAGGACGAGTGGCGGTCGCCGGCCGTGGTCAAGGTCGCCCGGGCCGCCGACGGAAGGGCGCTCTACTTCAGCCGCAGCCCCATCCCGTTCTCGCGGGACGAGTCGCCGGAGTTCGGCACCCGCGCGCGGCTGCGCCACGTCGGCGTGTACGCGTGCCGGCGCTCCGCACTCAAGCGGTGGGCGGCCCTGCCCGAATCCGAGCTCGAACGGGCCGAGCGGCTGGAACAGTTGCGGGCGCTCGAGGCGGGCATGCGGATCCACGTCGAACTCGGTCCGTGGACCGAGCCGGGAGTCGACCTTCCCGCCGACATCGCGCGGGCGGAACGGGTATTGTCCAGCAAGGAGGTGCGGGGATGA
- a CDS encoding CTP synthase: MTDGKSATKYIFITGGVVSALGKGITAASIGRLLVERGLRVTIQKFDPYLNVDPGTMSPFQHGEVYVTDDGAETDLDLGHYERFIDESLSQANNVTTGRVYQDIITKERRGDFLGATVQVIPHVTDEIKMAVRRLAKGPDVVITEIGGTVGDIESLPFLEAIRQFRQDVGREHSLFIHLTLVPWINASGELKTKPTQHSVRELLSIGIQPDLLVCRTEHDLDDGIKKKIARFCNVEVNRVIESRDVSTIYELPLAYRAQEVDDRICEQFGFDTPPPDLDSWKAMVDRIKNPAHGKVRLCVVGKYTELVDSYKSIAEAFVHGGAVNDVEVDVEWRSAEDVEARGTDFLERFHGVLIPGGFGERGIDGMLDTIRYVRERDIPYFGICLGLQCAIIEFARNVCGLPAAHSSEFDLRTSDPVISLLDSQHQVTDMGGTMRLGAYPCLLQPGSRAHEVYGADEISERHRHRYEVNPTYRETLEQQGMVFSGMSPDGGLVEMLELPEHPYFLATQFHPELKSRPTKAHPLFAAFVEAAVTRRDALQDGPRDSAGRDQTGEEWADSTSARTNGVTVGG, encoded by the coding sequence ATGACGGACGGCAAGTCGGCGACGAAGTACATCTTCATCACGGGAGGGGTCGTCTCCGCGCTGGGGAAGGGGATCACCGCGGCCTCGATCGGGCGCCTGCTCGTCGAGCGCGGCCTGCGCGTGACGATCCAGAAGTTCGATCCGTACCTCAACGTCGATCCGGGGACGATGTCGCCGTTCCAGCACGGCGAGGTCTACGTGACGGACGACGGGGCGGAGACCGACCTCGATCTCGGACACTACGAACGGTTCATCGACGAGTCGCTCTCGCAGGCGAACAACGTCACGACGGGCCGCGTCTACCAGGACATCATCACGAAGGAGCGGCGCGGCGACTTCCTCGGCGCCACGGTGCAGGTCATCCCGCACGTGACGGACGAGATCAAGATGGCGGTGCGGCGCCTGGCCAAGGGCCCCGATGTCGTGATCACCGAGATCGGCGGCACCGTCGGCGACATCGAGTCGCTCCCGTTCCTGGAGGCGATCCGCCAGTTCCGGCAGGATGTGGGGCGCGAGCACTCCCTCTTCATCCACCTCACGCTCGTCCCCTGGATCAACGCGTCCGGCGAACTGAAGACGAAGCCGACGCAGCACTCGGTGCGCGAACTCCTGAGCATCGGGATCCAGCCCGACCTGCTCGTGTGCCGGACGGAACACGACCTCGACGACGGGATCAAGAAGAAGATCGCGCGCTTCTGCAACGTGGAGGTGAACCGGGTCATCGAGTCGCGCGACGTGTCGACGATCTACGAACTCCCGCTCGCCTACCGCGCGCAGGAGGTGGACGACCGCATCTGCGAGCAGTTCGGGTTCGACACGCCTCCGCCCGACCTCGACAGCTGGAAGGCGATGGTGGACCGGATCAAGAACCCGGCGCACGGCAAGGTCCGGCTCTGCGTGGTGGGGAAGTACACGGAACTCGTGGATTCCTACAAGTCGATCGCGGAGGCCTTCGTCCACGGCGGCGCCGTGAACGATGTGGAGGTGGATGTCGAGTGGCGCTCCGCGGAGGATGTGGAGGCGCGCGGCACGGATTTCCTCGAACGCTTCCACGGCGTGCTCATCCCGGGCGGCTTCGGCGAGCGCGGCATTGACGGGATGCTGGACACGATACGGTACGTGCGGGAGCGCGACATCCCCTATTTCGGGATCTGTCTGGGTCTGCAGTGCGCGATCATCGAGTTCGCGCGCAACGTGTGCGGTCTCCCGGCCGCGCACTCGTCCGAGTTCGACCTGAGGACGAGCGATCCCGTGATCTCGCTCCTGGACTCGCAGCACCAGGTGACGGACATGGGCGGCACGATGCGGCTCGGCGCCTACCCGTGCCTGCTGCAGCCGGGGTCCCGGGCGCACGAGGTGTACGGCGCGGACGAGATCTCCGAGCGGCACCGCCACCGGTACGAAGTCAACCCGACCTATCGGGAGACGCTGGAACAGCAGGGGATGGTCTTCAGCGGCATGTCGCCGGACGGAGGGCTCGTCGAAATGCTCGAACTTCCCGAGCACCCCTACTTCCTCGCTACACAGTTTCACCCGGAACTCAAGTCGCGGCCCACCAAGGCTCACCCGCTCTTCGCGGCCTTCGTCGAGGCGGCGGTGACGCGGCGGGACGCGCTGCAGGACGGGCCCCGCGACTCGGCCGGCCGGGACCAGACGGGCGAGGAGTGGGCGGACTCGACATCGGCCCGGACGAACGGGGTCACGGTCGGAGGATGA
- the kdsA gene encoding 3-deoxy-8-phosphooctulonate synthase, giving the protein MNPGRPSFFSGRQRAESGTRRKAWTSLFLIAGPCVIEDDALNFEIADHLAELGERLDLPVTFKASFDKANRSSASSPRGPGLEEGLAALARVRDRSGLPLLTDVHLPEQAAHAAAVVDALQIPAFLCRQTDLLRAAAATGRPVSVKKGQWMAPEDVGGVIGKLREAGAREMAVTERGFAFGYGRWIVDMRSFAIMREATGCPTVFDASHAVQLPGGEGARSGGEPEHIGRLAAAAVAAGADGLFVEVHPDPAAAPSDGSNMLPLAELERVVEGAMRVREVVAA; this is encoded by the coding sequence ATGAATCCGGGGCGTCCCTCGTTCTTCTCGGGTCGCCAGCGCGCGGAATCCGGAACCCGCAGGAAGGCGTGGACATCGCTCTTTCTCATCGCGGGACCGTGCGTGATCGAGGACGACGCCCTGAACTTCGAGATCGCGGACCACCTCGCGGAACTCGGCGAGCGGCTCGACCTGCCCGTGACGTTCAAGGCCTCGTTCGACAAAGCGAACCGGAGCTCCGCGTCGTCTCCGCGGGGACCGGGTCTCGAAGAAGGGCTGGCCGCGCTCGCCCGGGTGCGCGACCGCTCCGGACTCCCTTTGCTCACCGACGTTCACCTTCCCGAGCAGGCGGCGCACGCGGCGGCGGTCGTGGACGCGCTCCAGATTCCCGCCTTCCTCTGCCGGCAGACGGATCTGCTGCGGGCGGCGGCCGCCACGGGACGGCCGGTGAGCGTCAAGAAGGGGCAGTGGATGGCCCCGGAAGATGTCGGCGGCGTGATCGGGAAGCTCCGCGAGGCAGGGGCACGGGAGATGGCGGTGACGGAACGCGGGTTCGCCTTCGGCTACGGGCGTTGGATCGTGGACATGCGGAGTTTCGCCATCATGCGCGAGGCGACGGGCTGCCCGACGGTGTTCGACGCGTCCCACGCCGTGCAGTTGCCGGGCGGAGAAGGGGCGCGGAGCGGCGGGGAGCCGGAACACATCGGGCGCCTCGCGGCGGCGGCGGTGGCGGCCGGGGCCGATGGTCTCTTCGTCGAGGTGCACCCGGATCCGGCCGCGGCGCCTTCCGACGGGTCCAACATGCTGCCGCTCGCCGAACTTGAACGTGTCGTGGAAGGGGCGATGCGCGTCCGCGAGGTCGTGGCGGCCTGA
- a CDS encoding HAD hydrolase family protein: MDRRLAESVRFVSLDVDGVLTDGSIWVGADSALSAPRDLRRFHALDGLAIRMMQRAGFVVAFLSGKRSAAVRLRARELDIAEVSLGSRKGKLSALRGMLARRGCTWDQAAHLGDDLTDLAVMERVGLPAAVVGAVPEVRAAAAWVGTVPGGEGAVREFAEALLVARGEWDRLVTEFREGGRFAG; this comes from the coding sequence ATGGATCGCCGGCTGGCAGAGTCCGTTCGCTTCGTGTCCCTCGACGTGGACGGTGTGCTCACGGACGGTTCGATCTGGGTGGGCGCGGACTCCGCCCTCAGTGCCCCGCGGGATCTGCGCCGCTTTCACGCCCTCGATGGCCTGGCGATCCGCATGATGCAGCGAGCCGGATTCGTGGTCGCGTTCCTCAGCGGCAAGCGATCGGCCGCCGTCCGCCTACGGGCGCGGGAGCTGGATATCGCGGAGGTTTCGCTCGGTTCCCGAAAGGGAAAGCTTTCGGCCCTTCGGGGTATGCTCGCGCGACGCGGTTGCACTTGGGACCAGGCGGCGCACCTTGGCGACGACCTTACGGACCTGGCCGTCATGGAACGGGTGGGGTTGCCGGCGGCCGTCGTCGGCGCCGTGCCCGAGGTCCGGGCCGCCGCGGCGTGGGTGGGGACGGTGCCCGGTGGAGAAGGGGCCGTGCGCGAATTCGCGGAGGCCCTGCTCGTCGCGCGAGGGGAGTGGGACCGCCTGGTGACGGAGTTTCGGGAAGGAGGACGGTTTGCGGGTTGA
- the lptC gene encoding LPS export ABC transporter periplasmic protein LptC, translating to MRVERRGRARRDGALSLFVRVSLLPLLAACGSDDAPPTASEPLPEGVDTAVRGMRTFVTRDGIRRAVVEADTAEWREDNEIHLRRMTLTFFDPNGLESTEVTAEFGVFHQLTGDLEAERQVVVEDRVDDQRLETERLRYRNLDGRLFGDTAFRFLQTVEGLTLEGTAFESDPALDSLVLLNQEGEMLPVAAFSEAVPLPAVPAGDTAGVGAAPAAGEEVAGEQVADEPAPADSAAAQVDPEAPPAQDSAAAADSVTAVPDTTVLPDSLETPPDTAAAVLPDSLGTPPDTTAAILPDSLEAPPDTMAAARR from the coding sequence TTGCGGGTTGAAAGGAGGGGCCGCGCGCGCCGCGACGGCGCGCTCAGTCTGTTCGTCCGGGTTTCGCTGCTGCCTCTCCTGGCCGCGTGCGGGTCCGACGATGCGCCTCCGACCGCGAGCGAACCGTTGCCCGAAGGGGTGGATACCGCCGTGCGAGGGATGCGGACGTTCGTCACGCGCGACGGAATCCGGCGTGCCGTGGTGGAAGCCGACACGGCGGAATGGCGCGAGGACAACGAGATTCACCTGCGGCGGATGACGTTGACGTTCTTCGATCCGAACGGATTGGAATCGACCGAGGTGACCGCGGAGTTCGGAGTCTTCCATCAACTCACCGGCGATCTCGAGGCAGAGCGGCAGGTGGTCGTGGAGGACCGCGTGGACGACCAGCGTCTCGAGACGGAGCGCCTCCGGTATCGGAACCTGGACGGTCGCCTGTTTGGCGATACTGCGTTTCGGTTCCTGCAGACGGTCGAGGGTCTGACGCTCGAGGGGACGGCGTTCGAGTCGGACCCCGCGCTCGACTCGCTCGTCCTCCTGAATCAGGAGGGAGAGATGCTGCCCGTGGCCGCCTTCTCGGAGGCGGTCCCCCTGCCGGCGGTTCCGGCCGGGGACACGGCGGGAGTTGGCGCGGCGCCCGCCGCCGGAGAGGAAGTCGCGGGAGAGCAGGTCGCGGACGAACCGGCGCCGGCGGATTCGGCGGCGGCACAGGTCGACCCGGAGGCGCCCCCCGCGCAGGATTCCGCGGCGGCAGCGGACAGCGTGACGGCGGTGCCCGACACGACGGTCCTTCCGGACAGCCTGGAAACACCGCCCGATACCGCGGCGGCGGTCCTTCCGGACAGCCTCGGGACACCACCCGATACGACGGCGGCGATCCTTCCGGACAGCCTCGAGGCACCACCCGATACGATGGCGGCGGCGCGCCGGTGA
- the lptB gene encoding LPS export ABC transporter ATP-binding protein has translation MSSVLRAEGLVRSFKRRCVVNQVEIEVRQGEVVGLLGPNGAGKTTTFYMIVGLLKADEGRVYLDRDELTSWPMYRRARAGIGYLPQEASVFQKLTVEQNVMAILETIKMSRQERRDRLEELLDELSIKHLRANKAYSLSGGERRRLEITRALATRPKFLLLDEPFTGVDPIAIDDIQRIVRGLRDKGLGVLITDHNVRETLSITDRAYLLFEGKILVHGEADHLVNDPEARQLYLGEDFRL, from the coding sequence TTGAGCAGTGTATTGCGGGCCGAAGGCCTCGTCCGCTCCTTCAAGCGGCGCTGCGTCGTAAACCAGGTGGAGATCGAGGTGCGGCAGGGAGAGGTTGTCGGACTGCTCGGCCCGAACGGGGCGGGGAAGACGACGACCTTCTACATGATCGTCGGCCTGCTCAAGGCGGATGAGGGACGTGTCTACCTCGATCGCGACGAACTCACGAGCTGGCCCATGTACCGGCGGGCGCGAGCCGGCATCGGCTATCTCCCTCAGGAGGCGTCGGTCTTCCAGAAACTCACCGTGGAACAGAACGTGATGGCGATTCTCGAGACCATCAAGATGTCGCGGCAGGAGCGGCGCGACCGCCTCGAGGAGTTGCTCGACGAACTATCCATCAAGCACCTTCGGGCGAACAAGGCCTATTCGCTCTCCGGGGGGGAGCGGCGGCGGCTGGAGATCACTCGGGCACTGGCGACCCGACCCAAGTTCCTGCTGCTCGACGAACCCTTCACCGGGGTCGACCCGATTGCGATCGACGACATCCAGCGCATCGTGCGGGGCCTGCGGGACAAGGGTCTGGGGGTTCTCATCACCGACCACAACGTGCGCGAGACGCTGTCGATCACGGACCGCGCGTACCTGCTGTTCGAGGGCAAGATCCTGGTGCACGGCGAGGCGGACCACCTCGTGAACGATCCGGAAGCCCGGCAACTGTACCTCGGGGAGGACTTCAGGCTCTGA
- the rpoN gene encoding RNA polymerase factor sigma-54, translating into MAPGRPSLAAGLHLRQEQKAQPRLYQAMDLLHMPLLDLQGHLQQALVDNPFLDLVEPGDEPDDAGDDRDALAEDAGDDRVEEADEVDWEDVLLDDFDAGGRHEEYGDREFYTPAAAATPTLWDHLHEQLNLLRLGARQLRIGEEIIGNVDRDGFLSCSLDRIVEALDEVSREEVEGMLARIQSFEPSGIAARDLRETLLLQLRDRGRERSLAYRIVDGHFDDLANRRWPELAEEYGITPREVQTAADEIAKLDPKPGLRFADTSDSYVIPDLTVEKVQGRYRVSHADTSLPRLKLSPVYRDVAADRARFQGENKAFISERLNSARWLIQAIEQRRQTMLKVMDFIVERQHDFFEKGVEHLRPLTLRDVAKHIEMHESTVSRVTNGKYVQTPRGLYPLKFFFSGGYSTLEGEDLSSEGVRARIRKLVTEEDPTAPLSDHEITARLQKAGVRIARRTVAKYRDQLGILSARLRRRV; encoded by the coding sequence ATGGCACCGGGACGGCCGAGTCTCGCCGCGGGCCTCCACCTGCGGCAGGAACAGAAGGCGCAGCCTCGCCTCTACCAGGCGATGGACCTTCTGCACATGCCGCTGCTCGATCTTCAGGGTCACCTGCAACAGGCGCTCGTCGACAACCCGTTCCTCGACCTCGTGGAACCCGGCGACGAGCCGGACGACGCCGGCGACGACCGGGACGCCCTGGCCGAGGATGCGGGAGACGACCGCGTGGAGGAGGCGGACGAGGTAGACTGGGAGGATGTCCTCCTCGACGACTTCGATGCGGGCGGGCGGCACGAGGAATACGGCGACCGGGAGTTCTACACGCCCGCGGCGGCCGCCACGCCGACGCTCTGGGATCACCTGCACGAGCAGTTGAACCTGCTCCGTCTCGGCGCGCGCCAACTGCGGATCGGCGAGGAGATCATCGGCAACGTGGACCGCGACGGGTTCCTCTCGTGCTCGCTCGACCGGATTGTCGAGGCGCTGGACGAGGTCTCACGGGAGGAAGTCGAGGGGATGCTCGCCCGGATCCAGTCGTTCGAACCGAGCGGCATTGCGGCGCGAGACCTGCGCGAAACGCTCCTGCTGCAGTTGCGGGATCGCGGGCGGGAACGGTCGCTGGCCTACCGGATCGTCGACGGGCACTTCGACGATCTTGCGAATCGCCGATGGCCCGAACTGGCGGAAGAGTACGGCATCACGCCGCGCGAAGTGCAGACCGCGGCGGACGAGATCGCGAAGCTCGATCCCAAACCCGGTCTCAGGTTTGCGGACACGTCGGACTCCTACGTCATCCCGGATCTGACGGTGGAGAAGGTCCAGGGGCGGTATCGCGTCTCGCACGCCGACACGTCGCTGCCGCGGTTGAAGCTCTCGCCCGTCTACCGGGACGTGGCTGCGGATCGCGCCCGGTTCCAGGGGGAAAACAAGGCGTTCATCTCGGAAAGGCTGAACAGCGCCCGCTGGTTGATTCAGGCGATCGAGCAGCGCCGGCAGACGATGCTGAAGGTGATGGATTTCATCGTCGAACGGCAGCACGACTTCTTCGAAAAGGGCGTCGAACACCTGCGGCCGCTCACGCTGCGCGATGTGGCGAAGCACATCGAGATGCACGAATCCACCGTCTCTCGCGTGACCAACGGCAAGTACGTCCAGACGCCGCGCGGACTCTATCCGCTCAAGTTCTTCTTTTCGGGCGGCTATTCGACGCTCGAGGGAGAGGACCTGTCGTCGGAGGGGGTACGTGCGCGGATCCGCAAGCTGGTGACGGAAGAGGACCCGACGGCGCCGCTCAGCGATCACGAGATCACCGCCCGCCTGCAGAAGGCGGGCGTTCGGATCGCCCGCCGTACGGTGGCGAAGTACCGCGACCAGCTCGGCATCCTCTCGGCGCGGTTGCGCAGGCGCGTATGA
- a CDS encoding glycosyltransferase codes for MSDPRISVIVPAYDEAENMPELFAELAATFAEHDLAAEVVLVDDGSGDGTAEAAEESAARAGLGGGAVVLRHRANRGKTEAMLTAAAAARGEYLVLFDADLQHSTEEIPRFAAMLEEGYDLVAGRKVGRYEKRFTSSLYNRLARAIFKVPVRDLNSMKAFRADVLTGLRLRHDWHRYFVVLAHARGYRLGELDIDLLPRRHGEPKFSGRRRILIGMLDMVSVWFQLVFGRKPLLFFGTSGLAMIAAGCLTGLAALVLRFGFGLGYRPLLTLVLLLVVGGLLLFVLGFLAETMAQLRDEIEDLKRGGSP; via the coding sequence ATGAGCGATCCGAGAATCTCGGTCATCGTTCCGGCTTACGACGAAGCCGAGAACATGCCCGAACTGTTCGCGGAACTCGCGGCGACGTTCGCGGAGCACGATCTCGCGGCCGAGGTCGTCCTGGTCGACGATGGTTCCGGCGATGGGACGGCGGAGGCCGCGGAGGAGTCGGCCGCGCGGGCCGGGCTGGGCGGCGGAGCCGTCGTGCTGCGGCATCGGGCGAACCGGGGGAAGACGGAGGCGATGCTCACGGCCGCCGCGGCCGCCCGCGGGGAGTATCTCGTCCTCTTCGACGCGGATCTGCAGCATTCCACGGAGGAGATTCCGCGCTTCGCGGCGATGCTGGAGGAGGGGTATGACCTCGTCGCGGGCCGCAAGGTGGGGCGCTACGAGAAACGCTTCACCTCGTCCCTCTACAACCGGCTCGCGCGCGCGATCTTCAAGGTGCCCGTTCGCGATCTCAACTCCATGAAGGCGTTCCGCGCCGACGTCCTCACGGGGCTGAGGCTGCGGCACGACTGGCACCGCTATTTCGTCGTGCTCGCCCATGCCAGGGGATACCGGCTCGGCGAACTGGACATCGACCTCCTCCCGCGACGGCACGGCGAGCCCAAGTTCTCGGGGCGCCGGCGCATCCTGATCGGGATGCTGGACATGGTCTCCGTGTGGTTCCAGCTCGTGTTCGGGCGCAAGCCGCTGCTCTTCTTCGGCACCAGCGGCCTCGCGATGATCGCGGCGGGCTGCCTCACCGGGCTGGCCGCGCTCGTGCTGCGCTTCGGGTTCGGCCTCGGGTATCGTCCGCTGCTCACGCTCGTGCTTCTCCTGGTCGTGGGAGGCCTCCTCCTCTTCGTCCTCGGCTTCCTCGCGGAGACGATGGCGCAACTGCGGGACGAGATCGAGGACCTCAAGCGCGGCGGAAGCCCGTGA
- a CDS encoding glycosyltransferase: MKVVHVVTAFPRHDDDVITPWLGRLLLGLRQRGLEVGVLAPAYRGGGATEWRGIPVHRFRYAPARLETLTHEETAPDRLRRRPAYAALLPGYMLGGSLASIGLGASSPPDVIHVHWPVPHGWFGALARASSERTAVVSSFYSVEIRWIERRLRWAVPFLRWSIESADAVTAISTATAAAVARYTSREVPVIPFSAAISGRALPDGGTVEARPMERAGPVRLLFVGRLVERKGVHILIRALARVRERVDATLTVIGDGPRASRLEAEARRVGVDPFVRFAGRVDEAALGEAYRTSDLFVLPAIVDGKGDTEGLGVVLLEALEFGLPLIASDVGGIPDIVRHGETGLLVPPGDAGALGDAIVRVVEDPAAARDRVERGRAHMREHFGLPGVVDRLLACYGAALSRRGGPGSQGIRR; encoded by the coding sequence GTGAAGGTGGTTCATGTCGTCACGGCCTTCCCGCGCCACGACGACGACGTGATCACCCCCTGGCTCGGAAGACTGTTGCTCGGCCTGCGCCAACGGGGCCTGGAGGTCGGCGTGCTGGCGCCCGCGTACCGCGGCGGGGGCGCCACGGAGTGGCGGGGCATCCCGGTGCACCGCTTCCGGTACGCCCCGGCCCGGCTCGAAACCCTCACGCACGAGGAGACCGCGCCGGACCGCCTTCGCCGCCGGCCGGCCTACGCCGCGCTTCTACCCGGGTACATGCTGGGCGGCAGCCTGGCGTCGATCGGCCTCGGAGCATCGTCGCCCCCCGACGTGATCCATGTGCACTGGCCGGTTCCGCATGGCTGGTTCGGCGCCCTGGCGCGAGCGTCATCCGAGCGGACGGCGGTGGTCTCGAGCTTCTATTCCGTCGAGATCCGCTGGATCGAACGTCGTCTCCGCTGGGCCGTGCCGTTCCTGCGCTGGTCGATCGAGAGTGCCGACGCCGTGACGGCGATCTCGACCGCGACGGCGGCGGCCGTGGCCCGGTACACGTCGCGCGAAGTGCCCGTGATTCCCTTCAGCGCGGCCATATCCGGCCGGGCGCTACCCGACGGCGGCACCGTCGAGGCCCGACCGATGGAGCGCGCGGGGCCGGTGCGACTGCTGTTCGTGGGCCGCCTTGTGGAGCGGAAGGGCGTGCATATCCTGATACGGGCACTGGCCCGCGTCCGGGAGCGCGTCGACGCGACCCTCACGGTGATCGGTGATGGGCCCCGGGCCTCCCGACTGGAAGCCGAGGCCCGCCGGGTCGGCGTCGACCCGTTCGTACGCTTCGCGGGCCGGGTCGATGAGGCAGCGCTGGGCGAGGCGTACCGAACGAGCGATCTTTTCGTCCTGCCGGCGATCGTGGACGGCAAGGGCGACACGGAGGGGCTCGGCGTGGTCCTCCTCGAAGCGCTCGAATTCGGGCTGCCCCTGATCGCGTCCGATGTCGGCGGCATCCCGGACATCGTAAGGCACGGCGAGACGGGCCTGCTCGTGCCGCCGGGCGACGCCGGCGCGCTGGGCGACGCCATCGTGCGGGTCGTCGAGGACCCCGCCGCAGCACGGGACCGGGTCGAGAGAGGAAGAGCGCACATGCGCGAACACTTCGGGCTGCCGGGCGTCGTGGACCGCCTCCTGGCGTGCTACGGTGCAGCCCTCTCTCGGCGCGGTGGCCCGGGTTCGCAAGGCATCCGGCGATGA
- a CDS encoding class I SAM-dependent methyltransferase, translated as MKQRESGGSRTWETPDGTAAGIHDYPGRDLEAMSSAVRYHRDILRIFSPYLGDRILEVGAGSGNISELILERQPSHLYALEPSDGMYELLRERLRGSLNATVHHSLLSDFLEAENTAGVDSVVSVNVLEHVQDDVGELARMRTALRPGGYLCLWVPALPALTSRFDRSLGHFRRYRKRDVLQKLERTGFAPVRLAYRDIIGMLAWFVVCRLLRQELSPGKVGLYDRLVMPVTGVCGRWLNPPLGKNLMAIARRP; from the coding sequence ATGAAGCAGCGTGAGAGTGGAGGTTCGCGCACGTGGGAGACCCCTGACGGGACCGCGGCGGGGATACACGACTATCCCGGCAGAGATCTCGAGGCGATGTCCTCGGCCGTCCGCTACCACCGTGACATTCTCCGCATCTTCTCGCCGTATCTCGGAGACCGGATTCTGGAGGTCGGCGCGGGCAGCGGGAACATCTCGGAGTTGATTCTCGAGCGGCAACCGTCTCACCTCTACGCGCTGGAGCCGAGCGACGGGATGTATGAGCTTCTCCGCGAACGATTGCGCGGAAGCCTGAACGCGACGGTCCACCACTCCCTCCTCTCGGACTTCCTCGAAGCCGAGAACACGGCCGGAGTGGATTCCGTGGTGAGCGTCAACGTTCTGGAGCACGTTCAGGATGATGTCGGAGAGCTGGCGAGGATGCGCACGGCCCTCCGCCCGGGGGGCTACCTGTGCCTCTGGGTCCCGGCGTTACCCGCGCTCACCAGCCGCTTTGATCGATCGCTGGGGCACTTCAGGAGATACCGCAAACGAGACGTCCTGCAGAAGCTCGAACGGACCGGTTTTGCTCCAGTCCGTCTCGCGTACCGGGACATCATCGGAATGCTCGCGTGGTTCGTGGTCTGCCGCCTCCTGCGCCAGGAACTGAGCCCCGGAAAGGTGGGGCTGTACGACCGGTTGGTGATGCCGGTCACGGGCGTCTGCGGCCGCTGGCTGAACCCGCCGCTCGGCAAGAACCTCATGGCGATCGCTCGCAGACCCTGA